In a genomic window of Streptomyces roseoviridis:
- a CDS encoding MFS transporter, which produces MRQVMRRAASVTGRPPRVASGPASAGQLRAVVAAYAVSSYGTFLNLVALSLFVYAVTGSGLGLGLLMALRLFAGLLAGLGAGALAAAIGRRRMMITADLCQAAAMAVLVVQGRAVPVWLLAVVVSVLGAGNTFFNVALRSAIPVLVGAGARVRTNGRLVTARSLATVAGFASAAPVVGLAGHEAAFALNGASFLVSAAVMLRLRVRTEEPEDAPRAEDPEQESGPGSESGAEPKPESGPGSGSGAEPKPGSGTEQKPTPEPAPESGAKPGAGAKPEQGPGAANLRQVLTTVPALLLGMVVLRGVDALASSSHNVALPLVAELRTPGNPALFMTQFWASWAAGTFLAHQILGRRQTAVAEGPGGTLAFAVGTCAMSICFVLAFTGPGPLLLALVAGLAGVADGITEIVYTSRLQAAPDRERSRLFGLSATAETCGFTLGTVGAAAALDAWPALVVVGLFHGLACCGALTLLLTTYTARRRADRSRLPAPRTTPR; this is translated from the coding sequence GTGCGTCAGGTGATGCGCCGGGCCGCCTCGGTCACCGGGCGACCCCCGCGTGTGGCGTCCGGTCCCGCCTCGGCGGGGCAGCTGAGGGCGGTCGTGGCGGCCTACGCGGTCTCCTCCTACGGCACCTTCCTCAACCTCGTCGCCCTGAGCCTGTTCGTCTACGCGGTGACCGGCAGCGGTCTCGGCCTCGGACTCCTGATGGCCCTGCGGCTGTTCGCCGGTCTGCTGGCCGGGCTCGGCGCCGGTGCGCTGGCCGCCGCGATCGGCCGCAGGCGGATGATGATCACGGCGGACCTGTGCCAGGCCGCCGCCATGGCGGTCCTCGTCGTGCAGGGCCGCGCGGTGCCGGTGTGGCTGCTGGCCGTCGTGGTGAGCGTCCTCGGCGCCGGGAACACCTTCTTCAACGTGGCCCTGCGCAGCGCGATCCCGGTCCTCGTGGGCGCCGGGGCGCGGGTGCGCACCAACGGCCGCCTGGTGACGGCCCGTTCGCTCGCCACCGTGGCCGGCTTCGCCTCCGCGGCACCCGTCGTCGGCCTCGCCGGCCACGAGGCCGCGTTCGCCCTGAACGGCGCCAGCTTCCTGGTGTCGGCGGCCGTGATGCTCCGCCTCCGGGTACGCACCGAGGAACCGGAGGATGCGCCACGGGCCGAAGACCCGGAGCAGGAGTCGGGGCCGGGGTCGGAGTCGGGGGCGGAGCCGAAGCCGGAGTCGGGGCCGGGGTCGGGGTCGGGGGCGGAGCCGAAGCCGGGGTCGGGGACGGAGCAGAAGCCGACGCCGGAGCCGGCGCCGGAGTCAGGGGCGAAGCCAGGGGCAGGGGCGAAGCCGGAGCAAGGTCCGGGGGCCGCGAACCTGAGGCAGGTCCTCACCACGGTGCCGGCCCTGCTGCTCGGCATGGTCGTCCTGCGCGGCGTCGACGCCCTCGCCTCCTCCTCGCACAACGTCGCCCTGCCCCTCGTCGCCGAACTCCGCACGCCCGGCAACCCCGCCCTCTTCATGACCCAGTTCTGGGCGTCCTGGGCCGCGGGCACCTTCCTGGCCCACCAGATCCTCGGACGGAGGCAGACGGCCGTCGCCGAGGGACCCGGCGGCACCCTCGCCTTCGCCGTCGGCACGTGCGCGATGTCGATCTGCTTCGTCCTCGCCTTCACCGGTCCGGGGCCCCTCCTCCTGGCCCTGGTCGCCGGCCTCGCGGGCGTCGCGGACGGAATCACCGAGATCGTCTACACCTCCCGCCTCCAGGCGGCCCCGGACCGGGAGCGCAGCCGTCTCTTCGGCCTGTCCGCGACGGCGGAGACCTGCGGCTTCACCCTCGGCACGGTCGGCGCCGCGGCCGCCCTCGACGCATGGCCGGCCCTCGTGGTCGTGGGCCTCTTCCACGGCCTGGCTTGCTGCGGCGCGCTGACCCTGCTGCTCACCACGTACACCGCCCGCCGCCGGGCGGACCGATCACGCCTCCCCGCCCCCCGCACCACCCCACGCTGA
- a CDS encoding NaeI family type II restriction endonuclease, with product MPDPLPRLLSALRTAVPELDGTALAEALWLAARMADRQEGAGPGPVPHPPADPDRPTRAHPVPPADAGEHTRSATPAPAPAPRSGTPDTTPAARPLHERLPGSAAPIRGHAVAAPHAAGLPRPLELTRALRPWKRRWPEGRRAALDIDATVDGYARSGELIPVFKAAPERWFDLVLVVDRSPGMRVWAETVAEFTAVLDRLGAFRTLQVTDLTFAATGEPHAPGPLRAADGRRLVVVVSDCMADAWRRPEIWHLLREWAGAHPTAVLNPLPTKLWRRGGLNLPTTRFTPAAPGTHRSRVPVTPPPMLGPTGPTAPTGPAAPTGPTGPAAQSLATQSPATDVRGGQDGDGPWLPIPVLSLTPHSLGRWSRTLMRGDPEGCTAVLVPPTGRTTTGTARPRTTPLPPAELARRFLRTASPRAARLAVLCAPFDRLSLRLLHLIRERLVPDAAVADVAEVVTSGVFDVVERDGSGPGTAAGAGFGIVELVLPPDAQEVLREHLPAHEVWALHQALDHHIASRGNGRTRLPSVAHDGEGPRDLAAEKAAFARASRRTLELLGLAEPRPQGEPDPAPGEGDTATGTVLPPAPEPYIGHADLADALVRNLSRGTVRAAWITAEADVPGAGRTALALHAAHRLREDFPDGVFFVPLRSSGRHPVAPDAALQRLLGDLSDLSDLGTRTGRAPEPVRPGRDGFADLAAVSALHRALRGRRVLLVLDDVATEQIAHEFARELVDGLPEGCAVVLTTRATEGTPGRHMGVELPPLTGRDAARLLAVSGEGTGEPAEHGAWWPLTLRILGGAFGSRDPMVVPKAGRYAAEWRAAGGAESPAGAVRLWLTDLARGRATTLVGLSVAAAGEFTRDEAATVLRAEPERVAAELESLVREGLLEQPDPGRYAFPAVVEAELARLEGYEARREVARARIGPFYRRAAAALYRDRREGGALAERLRIRAVRAPRPEVWVPNALAFDGVDAETLLLLHEAGAAELHPEQFLRAARALHAATGPDPRGDGHGEVRAALVLALAEYAAGRPETAWEALQGVGPSRLESDPAAYGVAAPLLARTAWAVLPDGPRAAVARAEEALAYPWGDTAPETGDLLHLLAEALTALGEHERLLSVLVRLAGHCRDRGLRAGQARALVRTATTLLRLDRPAQAEAAARQALDLLDHLDRLGDGDPAAREDAWRLLRTARKDGASTVIAIDVAAGRGGRVPLREALFANRPLLENAPYRTRSFDDCLLLVADGDAPLGPLLRELAAALPGWGDGAPRPRGVPRLAVHRGPVGPDPATDLAVEYTRTMLRSAEFRRVADNYPDDAVLCVSPEAYETLEREEGAGAALTRELTAREVRGPSGEVVCVILVPRVDLSAYDAELLQLARLFNELDPEGRTLTGVLRRCLDVALTTRHPGLVDVRDLGDAEREVLQEEFAKALCDVLPFAPAPDGRTGGLVWERRQGTVPLRVRLSLDGPGATPFEAEAEGSACLVVFPDDRRARWSAGLVRAKEGPLAPGAVLWLHRDAPLPENVLLGLAPEDRAAVLARPDDVRRVAELFRRTPGRTVPATALRPLVRESAWEKEWVVRLAGAELRRDGLLLLAANARGRATAEALRQPVPRPGEYVCVPLVRRRPEHGGRPSVVVDGVAWVVAREEDERAPLTGGFPGLRTR from the coding sequence ATGCCTGATCCCCTGCCCCGGCTGCTCTCCGCCCTGCGCACCGCCGTCCCCGAACTGGACGGCACGGCGCTGGCGGAGGCGCTGTGGCTGGCCGCCCGGATGGCCGACCGGCAGGAGGGCGCCGGGCCCGGCCCCGTACCCCACCCGCCGGCCGACCCGGACCGGCCCACCCGGGCGCACCCCGTGCCGCCCGCCGACGCCGGCGAGCACACCCGGAGCGCGACACCGGCCCCGGCACCCGCCCCGCGGTCCGGCACGCCCGACACCACGCCCGCCGCCCGGCCCCTGCACGAACGGCTCCCCGGCAGCGCCGCCCCGATCCGCGGCCACGCCGTCGCCGCGCCGCACGCCGCCGGCCTGCCCCGCCCCCTGGAACTCACCCGCGCCCTGCGCCCGTGGAAACGGCGCTGGCCGGAAGGCCGCCGCGCCGCCCTCGACATCGACGCCACCGTCGACGGCTACGCGCGCAGCGGTGAGCTGATCCCGGTGTTCAAGGCGGCGCCCGAGCGCTGGTTCGACCTGGTGCTGGTCGTCGACCGCTCACCCGGCATGCGGGTGTGGGCGGAGACCGTCGCCGAGTTCACCGCGGTCCTCGACCGCCTCGGCGCCTTCCGGACCCTCCAGGTCACCGACCTCACCTTCGCCGCAACCGGCGAACCGCACGCCCCGGGACCACTGCGCGCCGCCGACGGACGCCGGCTGGTCGTCGTGGTCTCCGACTGCATGGCCGACGCCTGGCGCCGCCCCGAGATCTGGCACCTCCTCAGGGAATGGGCCGGTGCCCATCCCACCGCCGTGCTCAACCCCTTGCCGACGAAACTGTGGCGGCGCGGCGGCCTCAACCTGCCCACCACCCGCTTCACCCCGGCGGCCCCCGGCACCCACCGCAGCCGCGTCCCCGTCACACCGCCGCCGATGCTCGGCCCCACGGGCCCGACAGCCCCGACAGGCCCGGCAGCCCCGACAGGCCCGACCGGCCCGGCGGCCCAGAGCCTGGCGACCCAGAGCCCGGCGACGGACGTCCGTGGCGGACAGGACGGCGACGGCCCGTGGCTGCCGATCCCGGTCCTCTCCCTCACCCCGCACTCCCTCGGCCGCTGGTCGCGCACCCTGATGCGGGGCGACCCCGAAGGCTGCACCGCCGTCCTCGTCCCGCCCACCGGCCGCACCACCACCGGGACCGCCCGCCCGCGCACCACCCCCCTGCCCCCGGCCGAACTCGCCCGCCGCTTCCTGCGCACCGCCTCGCCCCGGGCGGCCCGCCTCGCCGTGCTCTGCGCCCCCTTTGACCGGCTGAGCCTGCGCCTGCTGCACCTGATCCGCGAGAGGCTCGTCCCGGACGCGGCGGTGGCCGACGTGGCCGAGGTCGTCACGAGCGGCGTGTTCGACGTGGTCGAGCGGGACGGGAGCGGCCCCGGGACAGCCGCCGGAGCGGGGTTCGGGATCGTCGAGCTGGTCCTGCCGCCCGACGCCCAGGAGGTGCTGCGCGAACACCTCCCGGCCCACGAGGTGTGGGCCCTCCACCAGGCACTCGACCACCACATCGCCTCCCGCGGCAACGGGCGCACCCGCCTGCCCTCCGTCGCCCACGACGGCGAGGGCCCGCGCGACCTGGCGGCGGAGAAGGCGGCCTTCGCCCGCGCCTCCCGCCGCACCCTCGAACTCCTCGGTCTCGCCGAACCCCGGCCGCAGGGCGAGCCGGACCCCGCACCGGGGGAGGGGGACACCGCGACCGGGACGGTCCTGCCGCCGGCACCCGAGCCGTACATCGGCCACGCGGACCTGGCCGACGCCCTCGTCCGGAACCTGAGCCGGGGGACCGTGCGGGCCGCGTGGATCACCGCCGAGGCCGACGTTCCGGGCGCCGGCCGGACCGCCCTCGCCCTGCACGCGGCCCACCGGCTCCGCGAGGACTTCCCCGACGGGGTGTTCTTCGTACCGCTACGGAGTTCCGGCCGGCATCCGGTGGCCCCCGACGCGGCACTGCAACGTCTGCTCGGCGACCTCAGCGACCTCAGCGACCTCGGGACGCGGACGGGCCGGGCGCCGGAGCCGGTCCGGCCGGGCCGCGACGGGTTCGCGGACCTGGCCGCCGTCAGCGCACTGCACCGGGCCCTGCGCGGACGCCGGGTCCTGCTCGTCCTGGACGACGTGGCCACGGAACAGATCGCCCACGAGTTCGCGCGGGAGCTCGTCGACGGCCTGCCCGAGGGCTGCGCCGTCGTCCTCACCACCCGCGCCACGGAAGGAACGCCCGGGCGCCACATGGGCGTGGAACTCCCGCCGCTGACCGGCCGGGACGCCGCCCGGTTGCTCGCCGTCTCCGGCGAGGGCACCGGCGAACCCGCCGAGCACGGCGCCTGGTGGCCGCTCACCCTGCGCATCCTCGGCGGTGCCTTCGGCTCGCGCGACCCCATGGTGGTCCCCAAGGCCGGCCGCTACGCCGCCGAGTGGCGAGCCGCCGGCGGGGCGGAAAGCCCCGCCGGCGCGGTCCGCCTCTGGCTCACCGACCTCGCCCGGGGGCGCGCCACCACCCTCGTCGGACTGTCGGTCGCCGCCGCGGGAGAGTTCACCCGCGACGAGGCGGCGACCGTGCTGCGCGCGGAGCCGGAACGGGTCGCCGCCGAGCTCGAAAGCCTCGTACGGGAAGGGCTGTTGGAGCAGCCGGACCCCGGCCGGTACGCCTTCCCGGCGGTCGTCGAGGCCGAGCTCGCACGGCTCGAGGGCTACGAGGCGCGGCGAGAGGTCGCCCGCGCCCGCATCGGCCCGTTCTACCGGCGGGCCGCCGCCGCCCTCTACCGCGACCGGCGGGAGGGCGGCGCACTGGCCGAACGCCTGCGGATCAGGGCCGTACGAGCCCCACGGCCCGAGGTGTGGGTGCCCAACGCGCTCGCGTTCGACGGCGTCGACGCCGAGACGCTGCTGCTGCTCCACGAGGCGGGGGCGGCGGAGCTCCACCCGGAGCAGTTCCTACGGGCGGCGAGGGCGCTCCACGCGGCGACCGGCCCGGATCCGCGGGGAGACGGCCACGGGGAGGTGCGGGCGGCACTCGTCCTGGCGCTGGCGGAGTACGCGGCCGGGCGGCCCGAGACCGCCTGGGAAGCCCTCCAGGGCGTGGGCCCCAGCCGACTGGAGAGCGACCCCGCCGCGTACGGGGTGGCCGCGCCGCTGCTCGCGAGGACCGCATGGGCCGTCCTGCCGGACGGACCGCGCGCGGCCGTCGCCCGGGCCGAGGAGGCCCTGGCGTACCCCTGGGGCGACACGGCGCCGGAGACCGGGGACCTCCTGCACCTCCTCGCCGAGGCCCTCACCGCCCTCGGCGAGCACGAGCGACTGCTCTCCGTCCTCGTCCGGCTGGCCGGCCACTGCCGGGACCGCGGCCTGCGCGCCGGCCAGGCCCGGGCGCTCGTCCGCACCGCCACCACCCTGCTGCGGCTTGACCGTCCCGCCCAGGCCGAGGCCGCGGCGCGGCAGGCGCTCGACCTCCTGGACCACCTCGACCGCCTCGGGGACGGAGACCCGGCCGCCCGGGAGGACGCCTGGCGGCTGCTCCGTACCGCCCGCAAGGACGGCGCCTCCACCGTCATCGCGATCGACGTTGCCGCCGGCCGAGGCGGCCGCGTGCCGCTGAGGGAGGCGCTGTTCGCGAACCGGCCGCTCCTGGAGAACGCCCCCTACCGGACCCGGTCCTTCGACGACTGCCTGCTCCTGGTGGCCGACGGCGACGCGCCGCTCGGCCCGCTCCTGCGCGAACTCGCGGCCGCCCTGCCGGGATGGGGGGACGGCGCACCCCGACCGCGGGGCGTGCCGCGCCTCGCCGTGCACCGGGGCCCGGTGGGGCCCGACCCGGCCACGGACCTCGCCGTCGAGTACACGCGGACGATGCTGCGCTCGGCGGAGTTCCGCAGGGTGGCGGACAACTACCCGGACGACGCCGTGCTGTGCGTCTCCCCGGAGGCGTACGAGACGCTGGAGCGCGAGGAGGGAGCGGGCGCGGCGCTGACCCGTGAGCTCACCGCGCGCGAGGTGCGCGGTCCTTCGGGGGAGGTGGTGTGCGTCATCCTCGTCCCGCGCGTCGACCTGTCCGCCTACGACGCCGAACTCCTCCAGCTCGCGCGGCTCTTCAACGAGCTCGACCCGGAAGGCCGGACCCTCACGGGCGTCCTGCGCCGCTGCCTCGATGTCGCCCTGACAACCCGGCACCCGGGACTCGTCGACGTGCGGGACCTGGGCGACGCGGAACGGGAGGTGCTGCAGGAGGAGTTCGCGAAGGCACTGTGCGACGTCCTCCCCTTCGCCCCCGCGCCGGACGGCCGCACCGGCGGCCTCGTGTGGGAACGGCGGCAGGGAACGGTGCCGTTGCGGGTGCGGCTCTCCCTCGACGGCCCGGGCGCGACCCCGTTCGAGGCCGAGGCGGAAGGCTCCGCGTGCCTGGTCGTCTTCCCCGACGACCGGCGCGCCCGCTGGTCGGCCGGTCTCGTACGGGCCAAGGAGGGGCCGCTGGCACCCGGCGCGGTGCTCTGGCTGCACCGGGACGCGCCGCTCCCCGAGAACGTCCTCCTCGGCCTCGCCCCCGAGGACCGCGCCGCGGTCCTCGCCCGCCCCGACGACGTGCGACGTGTCGCCGAACTGTTCCGCCGTACCCCGGGCCGTACCGTGCCCGCCACCGCGCTGCGGCCCCTGGTGCGCGAGAGCGCGTGGGAGAAGGAATGGGTGGTGCGCCTCGCCGGCGCGGAGCTCCGCCGGGACGGGCTGCTGCTCCTCGCGGCGAACGCGCGCGGCCGGGCCACGGCGGAGGCGCTGCGACAGCCCGTACCGCGGCCCGGCGAGTACGTGTGCGTGCCGCTGGTCCGACGGCGGCCGGAGCACGGGGGCCGGCCGTCGGTCGTCGTGGACGGCGTCGCGTGGGTCGTGGCCCGCGAGGAGGACGAACGCGCGCCGCTGACGGGCGGATTCCCGGGCCTGCGCACCCGCTGA
- a CDS encoding MoxR family ATPase: MTWQPFYAGHGTPPAEPADRVALPPAPPWREFPRRSLHRQFVPPTGLVEAVNAALALRRPLLVTGPAGSGKSTVIEQVAAELDLGTVLRWHITSRSNLADALYRYDALGRIHAQRLQGPAGGDDIAPFLRMGPLGTALLPADRPRALLIDEIDKSDLDLPSDLLDVLERGEFEIPELARYGTDVVAVREWQGDEHHEVRRGRVQCTEFPFIVMTSNGERDFPAAFLRRCVRFTMPLPTPETLLRIVEAHMGAGTAGTPEAGRLVTTFLDRLSAGESLAVDQLLNAVHLLSGTDAPDEARRQAVEDLILRELSHA, encoded by the coding sequence ATGACCTGGCAGCCCTTCTACGCCGGCCACGGCACCCCGCCCGCCGAGCCGGCCGACCGCGTCGCACTCCCGCCGGCCCCGCCGTGGCGCGAGTTCCCGCGACGTTCCCTGCACCGCCAGTTCGTGCCGCCGACCGGGCTCGTCGAGGCCGTCAACGCCGCGCTCGCGCTGCGCCGCCCGCTCCTCGTCACCGGACCCGCCGGCTCCGGCAAGTCCACGGTGATCGAACAGGTCGCCGCCGAACTCGACCTCGGCACCGTGCTGCGCTGGCACATCACCTCCCGCAGCAACCTGGCCGACGCCCTCTACCGTTACGACGCCCTCGGCCGCATCCACGCCCAGCGCCTCCAGGGCCCCGCCGGCGGCGACGACATCGCCCCCTTCCTGCGGATGGGCCCCCTCGGCACCGCCCTGCTGCCCGCCGACCGGCCCCGCGCCCTGCTCATCGACGAGATCGACAAGAGCGACCTCGACCTGCCCAGCGACCTCCTCGACGTCCTCGAACGCGGCGAGTTCGAGATCCCCGAGCTCGCCCGCTACGGGACGGACGTCGTCGCCGTTCGGGAATGGCAGGGCGACGAGCACCACGAGGTGCGCCGCGGACGGGTGCAGTGCACCGAGTTCCCGTTCATCGTGATGACCAGCAACGGCGAACGCGACTTCCCCGCCGCCTTCCTGCGCCGCTGCGTCCGCTTCACCATGCCGCTGCCCACCCCCGAGACCCTGCTGCGGATCGTCGAGGCCCACATGGGCGCCGGCACCGCCGGCACCCCCGAGGCCGGCCGGCTCGTCACCACCTTCCTGGACCGCCTCAGCGCCGGGGAGAGCCTCGCCGTCGACCAGCTCCTCAACGCCGTCCACCTGCTGTCCGGCACCGACGCCCCCGACGAGGCACGCCGCCAGGCCGTCGAGGACCTGATCCTGCGCGAGCTCTCGCATGCCTGA
- a CDS encoding alpha/beta hydrolase, translating into MKPRLVFVHGIGGPRDAAADLDEWLRAVAAGARAAGHSAHVSALTGGWGADARFAYYGDLFRTAGAQGGPAGTTEDEDDELLAALLLEAVDERLADPTLAPALDPAETRALHAARTRLAPPGGAQGAGAPARRAVNAVTSLLAVPGLRSVGGWLSARATVGMLGQVARYLNRGETDGTATLDQRIRARVADCLDPDGPNIVVAHSLGTVVALETLHEQAADVALFVTLGSPLGIRTAVRPRVRPHPLGTPDGVRRWLNFWDRDDIVAARPLLEGFVRPNADAVVPVSRRVDSDGAWVHPAATYLAQPAVAGPLVEALTTVAER; encoded by the coding sequence ATGAAGCCTCGCCTGGTCTTCGTCCACGGCATCGGCGGTCCCCGGGACGCCGCCGCCGACCTGGACGAGTGGCTGCGGGCCGTCGCCGCGGGCGCCCGCGCGGCGGGGCACTCCGCTCACGTCTCGGCACTGACCGGCGGCTGGGGAGCCGACGCCCGCTTCGCCTACTACGGCGACCTGTTCCGTACCGCCGGCGCCCAGGGCGGACCCGCCGGGACCACCGAGGACGAGGACGACGAGCTGCTCGCCGCGCTGCTCCTCGAAGCCGTCGACGAACGGCTCGCCGACCCCACCCTCGCCCCCGCCCTCGACCCCGCCGAGACCCGCGCCCTGCACGCCGCCCGCACCCGCCTCGCCCCGCCCGGCGGCGCCCAGGGCGCCGGCGCGCCGGCCCGGCGCGCGGTCAACGCCGTCACCAGCCTGCTCGCCGTGCCCGGCCTGCGCTCCGTCGGCGGCTGGCTCAGCGCCCGCGCCACCGTCGGCATGCTCGGACAGGTCGCCCGCTACCTCAACCGCGGCGAGACCGACGGCACCGCCACCCTCGACCAGCGGATCCGCGCCCGCGTCGCCGACTGCCTGGACCCCGACGGCCCCAACATCGTCGTCGCCCACTCCCTCGGCACCGTCGTCGCCCTGGAGACCCTGCACGAACAGGCCGCCGACGTCGCCCTGTTCGTCACCCTCGGCTCGCCGCTCGGCATCCGCACCGCCGTCCGGCCCCGGGTCCGCCCGCACCCCCTCGGCACGCCCGACGGCGTCCGCCGCTGGCTCAACTTCTGGGACCGCGACGACATCGTGGCCGCCCGGCCGCTCCTGGAAGGCTTCGTACGGCCCAACGCCGACGCCGTCGTGCCCGTGAGCCGCCGCGTCGACTCCGACGGTGCCTGGGTGCACCCGGCCGCCACGTACCTGGCCCAGCCCGCCGTCGCCGGTCCCCTCGTCGAAGCGCTCACCACCGTCGCGGAGCGATGA
- the opcA gene encoding glucose-6-phosphate dehydrogenase assembly protein OpcA, which produces MKIDLTDTNSSKINKAILQGRRAVGTPAVGMVLTLVVVTDEENAYDSVRAANEASREHPSRTLVVIKRHARSPRARNEPRLDAEVRVGTDAGAGETVLLRLHGEVARRADSVVLPLLLPDAPVVVWWPVDAPDVPSRDPLGALAQRRITDAYAVEDPLGALATRAAAYAPGDTDLAWTRLTPWRSLLAAALDQARTTVTSAAVESEAENPSAELLARWFEQRLDVPVERVVSDGPVVTAVRMGTPGGEIRIDRPEGPVAHLAIPGQPSRVMALKVRTTAELIAEELRRLDPDEAYEAALRHGTADERVTGVRTR; this is translated from the coding sequence ATGAAGATCGACCTCACGGACACCAACTCCAGCAAGATCAACAAGGCGATCCTGCAGGGCCGCCGGGCCGTCGGCACCCCCGCCGTCGGCATGGTCCTCACCCTCGTCGTCGTCACCGACGAGGAGAACGCCTACGACTCCGTCAGAGCCGCCAACGAGGCGTCCCGCGAGCACCCTTCCCGCACCCTGGTCGTCATCAAGCGCCACGCCCGCTCGCCGCGCGCACGCAACGAGCCCCGCCTCGACGCCGAGGTCCGCGTCGGCACCGACGCGGGCGCGGGCGAGACCGTGCTGCTGCGCCTCCACGGCGAGGTCGCCCGCCGCGCCGACTCCGTCGTCCTGCCGCTGCTGCTGCCCGACGCGCCCGTCGTCGTCTGGTGGCCCGTCGACGCCCCCGACGTCCCCTCCCGCGACCCGCTGGGCGCCCTCGCCCAGCGGCGCATCACCGACGCGTACGCCGTCGAGGACCCCCTCGGCGCCCTCGCGACCCGCGCCGCGGCCTACGCCCCCGGCGACACCGACCTCGCCTGGACCCGGCTCACCCCGTGGCGCTCGCTGCTCGCGGCCGCCCTCGACCAGGCCCGTACGACGGTGACCTCGGCCGCCGTGGAGAGCGAGGCGGAGAACCCCAGCGCGGAACTCCTCGCCCGCTGGTTCGAGCAGCGCCTCGACGTCCCCGTCGAACGGGTCGTCAGCGACGGCCCCGTCGTCACGGCCGTCCGCATGGGCACGCCCGGCGGCGAGATCCGCATCGACCGCCCCGAGGGCCCGGTGGCCCACCTGGCCATCCCCGGCCAGCCGAGCCGCGTCATGGCCCTCAAGGTCCGCACCACGGCCGAACTCATCGCCGAGGAACTGCGCAGGCTGGACCCGGACGAAGCCTACGAGGCCGCCCTGCGCCACGGCACCGCTGACGAACGCGTCACCGGCGTTCGTACACGCTGA
- a CDS encoding NADP-dependent oxidoreductase — translation MPAYGGFERLALTDLPEPKVAPGEVLVRVEAAGVNPVDWKLAAGGLDPIMVAHFPMIPGWDIAGVVAGNGLDSPEFAPGDEVFGYIRKDSAEHGGYAERVAVPVRMLARKPRALSWAQAAGLPLAGLTALQAADRVGAGAGDTVLVHAAAGGVGSLATQILVARDARVIGTASPANHDFLRDLGAEPVAYGPGLADHVRELAPDGVDVALDFVGGESVDVSVELLRTPERLVSVADHRAAALGGHYVWVRPDGEGLAALAALADEGRLTVFVEKVLPLREAAEAWRLNSEGHTRGKLVLSLGES, via the coding sequence ATGCCCGCGTACGGGGGCTTCGAGAGGCTCGCCCTCACCGACCTGCCCGAGCCGAAGGTCGCCCCCGGCGAAGTGCTCGTACGGGTCGAGGCGGCGGGGGTCAACCCCGTCGACTGGAAGCTCGCCGCCGGCGGACTCGACCCCATCATGGTCGCCCACTTCCCGATGATCCCCGGATGGGACATCGCCGGGGTCGTGGCCGGCAACGGCCTCGACTCACCCGAATTCGCCCCCGGCGACGAGGTCTTCGGCTACATCCGCAAGGACAGCGCCGAGCACGGCGGTTACGCGGAACGCGTCGCCGTCCCCGTCCGCATGCTCGCCCGCAAGCCCCGCGCCCTCAGCTGGGCGCAGGCGGCCGGCCTCCCGCTCGCCGGGCTCACCGCGCTGCAGGCCGCCGACCGGGTCGGCGCGGGCGCCGGCGACACCGTGCTCGTCCACGCCGCCGCCGGGGGAGTGGGCTCCCTCGCGACCCAGATCCTGGTCGCCCGCGACGCCCGCGTGATCGGCACCGCGAGCCCCGCCAACCACGACTTCCTGCGCGACCTCGGCGCCGAACCCGTCGCGTACGGTCCCGGACTCGCCGACCACGTCCGTGAGCTCGCCCCCGACGGCGTCGACGTCGCGCTCGACTTCGTCGGCGGCGAGTCCGTGGACGTCTCCGTGGAACTGCTGCGCACCCCCGAGCGCCTCGTCTCCGTCGCCGACCACCGCGCCGCCGCCCTCGGCGGCCACTACGTGTGGGTACGCCCCGACGGCGAGGGACTGGCCGCCCTGGCCGCGCTCGCCGACGAGGGCCGGCTCACCGTCTTCGTCGAGAAGGTCCTGCCGCTGCGCGAGGCCGCGGAGGCATGGCGCCTCAACAGCGAGGGGCATACGCGGGGCAAGCTCGTCCTCTCGCTCGGCGAGTCCTGA
- a CDS encoding DoxX family protein produces the protein MTALNRRDLGLLVLRVGTGAVLAAHGAQKLFGWFGGGGIEGTTQAMEAMGFSPGRQSAVAAGLGEAGGGALLALGLATPAAGAAAAGAMAGAVAVHAPSGFFAMSGGYEYPAFLGFAAAAIGVTGAGRYSLDHATGHVLDRPWVVATAFIGTALAAAAVVGRRAQAIAAPDGQDAEPGPAGAPSASGEPEPEHGTARETEG, from the coding sequence ATGACCGCTCTCAACCGCCGCGACCTCGGTCTGCTCGTCCTGCGGGTCGGCACCGGCGCCGTACTCGCCGCGCACGGAGCCCAGAAACTCTTCGGCTGGTTCGGCGGCGGCGGCATCGAGGGCACCACCCAGGCCATGGAGGCCATGGGCTTCTCGCCCGGTCGGCAGAGCGCCGTCGCGGCCGGACTCGGCGAGGCCGGCGGCGGCGCCCTGCTCGCCCTGGGCCTCGCCACCCCGGCGGCCGGCGCGGCCGCGGCCGGCGCGATGGCCGGCGCCGTCGCCGTGCACGCCCCCTCCGGTTTCTTCGCCATGAGCGGCGGCTACGAGTACCCGGCCTTCCTCGGCTTCGCCGCGGCCGCCATCGGCGTCACCGGAGCCGGCCGCTACTCCCTGGACCACGCCACCGGGCATGTGCTCGACCGGCCCTGGGTGGTCGCCACCGCCTTCATCGGCACGGCCCTCGCCGCCGCGGCCGTCGTCGGCCGCCGGGCCCAGGCGATCGCGGCCCCGGACGGGCAGGACGCCGAACCGGGCCCGGCCGGGGCGCCGTCAGCGTCCGGCGAGCCCGAGCCCGAGCACGGCACCGCCCGCGAGACGGAGGGCTGA